CGACGGCGCCGACCTGGGCATCTTCCCGCGTCCGAAGGTCGTGCGGCTGCTGCGGTACGTGGTGATGAAGTGGCGCTACTCCGGCCCGCCCCGGTGGTCGCGCCGCGGCGTGCTCCAGCGCGACGGCTACACGTGCGCCTACTGCGGCCGCCACGCGACCACGGTCGACCACATCGTCCCGACGTCCCGCGGCGGCGAGCGCACCAGCTGGCTCAACACCGTCGCCGCGTGTGGCGGCACCGCGCGCAGCTGCAACGCCCGCAAGGCCGACCGCACCCTCGCCGAGACCGGGCTGACGCTGCGGATCACCCCGCACGTGCCCACGTGGGACCAGCTGCACCTGCTGCGCTGACCGTCCACATGCGACACCTGCCGGCGACGGCCGGGCGGCGCTAGGCTGGCTCCATGAAGGGGCTGCTGTTGCGCCTCTCGGCCGTCGACTCCGACGCCGAGGCCGCGGTACGGGTGATCGCGTACTTCGACGAGCTCGTCGCCCACCACGCCACGATCGCCGACCTGGTCCGCGCCACGGCCTCCCTGGCCAATGCGTCGCCGGCCTCCAACGCGGCGCCGAACCGGCTCTGCGCTTGCGCCCCGAGGGCACCCGCGCGACCGGACCGGAGCCGGTGACGACTCCGGTCTCCGCGCCAGCGCGCGACGGCGGGCCGCCGGCCGAACCTCGGCACAAGGCAACCGACCTCGGCGGCGGGCCCGACAGCGACCCCTGCCGAAGCGCGCACCCCGGCGAGCGACATTGGCAGCAACACGCAGACAACACCACGCGCCACGGCAACCGACCTCGGCAGCGGGCCCGACAGCGACATCACCGAAGCACGCACCCCGGCGAGCGACGTCGGCGGCAAGCCACAGGCAACACCACGCGCCATGGCAACCGACCTCGGCAGCGGGCCCGACAGCGAGACCCTCACCGAGGCCCCCGCCCAAGCGAGCGGGCGCGCTACCGGGGCCCTCGCGGGGTCCTCACTCGCCGCGCCCGGCTCGCATTTGTTCGCACACCGACTCTCGCACCGCACCTGACCCGCCGCGCCCGACTCACCCTGGTGGCACCTCGCCTCGCGCACCGCACCCCAACCAGCCACAGCCGGCTCACCCCGTTCGCACACCAGCCCGACCCACCACACCCTGCCGGCACACCGCCTCGCGCACCGCACCCGGCCACCCACCGCCGACATCAAAACCCAAGCCACACAACGAAAACGCGGCGCCCAGGCCAGCACCCGGACGCCGCGTCACCGACAAGGCCGTCAGCTCAGCTCCACACCCAGCGCCCGCGCCAGTACCGCGCGGGACTCCGCGGCCTCGCGGCGGGTGATCGTCGCGTGGCGGACCATGGCGGAGCCGTGGAAGGTGCCGGGGAACAGGTGCAGTTCGGTGGGTACGCCGGCGGCGAGCAGGGCCTGCGCGTAGGCGATGCCCTCGTCGCGCAGCGGGTCGAACTCCATGACCGAGATGTACGCCGGCGGCAGGCCCGCCAGGTCGGTCGCGCGGGAGAGCGCGGCCTAGACGGCCACGCCGCCGGTGCCGCGGATGCCCGGGCCGAGGTAGGAGTCCCAGCTGAACTCGGCGTTGGGGAGGTTCCACAGTGGAGTGTCGTCGAACCGGCGCATGCTGGGCGTCTGCAGGCGGTCGTCGACCTCCGGGACGCCGAGGAACTGGAACACGATGGCCGGACCGCCGCGGTCGCGGGCCGGCAAGGCGAGCGCGGCGCACAGGCCGCCGCCCGCGCTGACGCCGTGGATGACCACGCGCTCGGGGTCGATGCCGAGCTCGTCGGCGTGCTTGACCGACCACACGAGCGCCGCGTAGCAGTCCTCCAGCCCCGCCGGGTACGGCGCCTCGGGCGCCAGCCGGTAGTCCACCGACACCACGACGACCCCGAGGTCCCGCGCGAGGTCGAGCACGACCGCGTGATCGGTGTCGAGGTCGCCGACGATGAAGCCGCCGCCGTGGACGTTGAACAACAACGCGGGAGACGTGATGTTGTCCGGTGTGTAAATCCGAACAGCCACGTCGGGCGCGCCCTTCGGGCCGGGCACGGTCGTGTCGCGCACGGTCACGCCGGTCTCGTCGACGTCGCCGAGCAGTTCGAGCATTATCTCCTTCATCCTGTCCCGCGCCGCCACGACGTCCTTCAGGTCGCCGAGGTCGGGGAGCATCGGGAGAGCGGCGGCGAGCTCGGGATCGAACGCGTAGTCCATGCGGGCCCCCAGGAGTGCGGTTCCCGCCATCCTCCCGGTTCCCGCACCCGCGTTCATCCGCCAAGCGTCGCCGACCCGCGGCCCCGGGCCCGCCACGCGGCGGAGCTCAGCCCAGGTGCCGGAACACCGCCGTCGCCACCGCGGCGTCGGCCACCCCGACGCCGGTGAGGTCCGCGATCGTCAGGCCCGCGCGGTTCGGCACGCCGTCGCGCAGGACGAGGCCGGCGGCGACGTCCGCATCGTCGGCGACCGTCCCGGCCCGCACTGCGTTGCCGAAGTCGCCGTGCGCGAGGCACTGCGCGTGGTCGTCGGTCGCGATCGTCGTGGCGCGGGCGAACAGCCCGGCCGGCAGCTCCGCCTTGCCCGGCAGGTCGGTGCCGATCCCGGTCACGTGCACCGCGGCGAACGCCTCCGTCGGCGCCACCGGGCTCGTCGAAGCCGTCGCCGTGATCACGCACGGCGCGGCCGCCGCCTCCTCCGCCGTCGCGGGCACCGCTGTCAGCCCGGCTTCGCCCAGCTCAGCGCACAGCTTCCGAACGGCCTCCGGCCGCCGGCCGCACACCCGCACCCGGGTCAGCGGCCGCAGGTCCGCGAGCCACTCGCCCTGCAGCCGCGCCTGCAGTCCCGTGCCGAACACGGCCACCTCGTCGACGTCCGGCGGGGTCAGCGCGTGGGTGATCAGGGCGCCGGCAGCGGCCGTCCGCCACGCCGTGAGCCAGCCCTCGTCGGCGAGCACCGCGGCGGGCACGCCGGTCCCCGCGTCGAAGACCAGCATGAGGCCGCTGTTGGTCGGCAGGCCGCGCTCGGCGTTGCGGTAGAAGCCCGAGGCCACCTTCACGCCGAAGTGCGAGGCACCTTCGAGGTAGCCGGCCTTCACGTGGCAGTCACCCTCGGCCTCGGGGAACCACATCGCGATCGGCGCGGGCATCTGCGCACGCCCCTCGGCGTGCGCGATCAACGCACCGCGCACGGCGTCGAACACCAGCCCCCGCGTCGCCACGGCCTCGATCTCGGGCAGCCCCACCACGTCCAGCGTCATCGCCGCTCCTCCAGGAACTCCGCCCACGCGGCCAGCCCTTCGTCCGGACCACGACGGCCCACGCCGACGCGGAACCGGTCGCCCGGCGTCGTCGTGAGGTCGGATCGGTAGATGCTCGCCGGCAGCAGCAGCACGCCACGCTGCTCGACGAGCTCGGTGCACATCGCCTCGACGCCGTCGGCGCCGAGGTAACGCGGAAAGCACACGCAGCCACCCTGCGGAGGTGCCCAATCGAACAGATCTTGGTAATTCTCGAAAAACGCGTCGAACTTCGGCACGTTCTCCGCGATCACCGCGCGGTTGCGCGCCAGGATCGCGTCCCGCGCGCGCAGCCCGATCAGCGCGAGCACCTCGCTCGGCGCAGAGTTGCAGATCGACGTGTAGTGCTTGGCCCGTTCGAGCCGCCGCAGGATTTCCGGGTCACGGCAGGCGATCCAGCCCACGCGCAGGCCCGGCAGCCCGTAGGCCTTGGACATCACGTTGAGCGAAAGCGCCGACGCGGACAGGTCGGCGGCCTGCGGCAGCGTCGCCGACGGGTCGAGCTCCAGCCCGCGGTAGACCTCGTCGCTGAACAGCAGCACGCCGCGCTCCTCGCACAGGCGCACGAGCCGCGTCCAGGTCTCGACGTCCGGCACGGCGCCGGTCGGGTTGTTCGGGAAGTTCACCGACACCAGGCGCGTGGCGGGCCGCAGCTGCCGCTCGATCTCGTCGACGTCGAGGGCCCAGCCGTCCTCGGGCCGCAACGCGACGCCGGACACCTCGCCGATCGAGAGCGGGATCGTCTCGGCCGCCTGGTAGTTCGGCGTGATCACCACGGTGTGGTCGCCCGGTTCGAGCAACGTCCGCATCGCCAGGTAGAGACCTTCTTCGGCACCGGCGAAGCACAGCACGTGCTCAGGTCCGACGTCGGTGTAGGTCGCGGCGATCTCCTCGCGCAGCGCGGGCAGGCCGTAGGTCTCGGTGTAGCCCAGCGCGAGGGTCTCCCAGCGTTCGCGGCCGTCGTCGTCGGCCAGCGCCAGCAGTTCGGCGACGGTCATGGTCTGTACGTCGGACGCCGTGAGGTGGTGGCGGGCGGTGAACTCCCAGCGGGAGAAGTACGTCTCCAGGCGGAAGTCAGGAAGCGTCGGCATCGGGCTCCTTGCGCATCTCGGCGAGCAGTTGGTAGGTGGCCGAACGGGAGATGCGCAACGCGCGCGCGACCACGGGCACGGATCGTCGCTGCGCGAACACGCCGGCCGCGTCCAGACGTGCGAGAAGCACCAAACGCTGTTCGCGGGTCAACACCTCGACCGGGGTCGCTTGATCGCGAACGAACTCGCCCACCACGTCGTTGAGCGTCTCGGTCCAGTCGCGCTCGAACAACGCCTGAGGCTGTCCGGTCACCGGAGCCGCGAACCCGGACAACAGCTGCGCGGCCTGGTCGAACGCGGTGCGGTCGACGTTCACGCACAACACCACTTCGGCGTTGCCGTGTTCGTCTCTCACCACCGCACTCACACTCGACAGCCGCCGCCCGTCGGGCAGCGACTTCGGGTACGGACCGTAGACGTCTTTCCCGGCGGGGCGCAGGCCGTCGAGCTCGCCGAGCAGCGACGGGTCCCCGGGTTCCCGCCCGGAGAACGCGTTCCAGATGCCGAGCACGCAGTCCGTGCGCGGGTCGTGCAGCACCACCTCCGCGTGCGGCGATAGCAGGCGCACGATCGCCTCGCACACCGGCGCCCAGCGCGCCGTCCTCCCATCCATGGTCCTGGACACTACATCCAACATGGACGAAGAGTCCAGCCATCCACTGTACCAAACAGTACACTTCGTTCTGTACGATCCAGTACAGACACTCAGACAGTCGACGGAAGGAACCCGCGTGCCCGATCTCTGGAGTCCCGTCGACGTCGGCCGCATGCGTTTGCGCCACCGGCTGGCGCTGTCGCCGATGATGCGCAACCGCGCACTGCCCGACGGATCGCCCACCCCGCTCGACGCCGAGTACTTCGCGCAACGAGCGTCACTCGGGCTGCTGATCACCGGCGGCACACAGCCCTCGGCCGACGGGCAGGGCTTCCTGCTCAGCCACGGCTGCCACACCGACGCGCACATCGCCGGCTGGCAGCAGGTCACCAAGGCGGTGCACGACGCGGGCGGGCACCTGTTCGTCCAGCTCATGCACGCCGGCCGCGTCGCGCACCCCGACAACACGCCGCACGGCCGGGCGCCGGTCGCGCCGTCGGCCGTCGCGGCGGGCGTCGGCATCCACACTCCGAGCGGCAACCAGCAGGTCCCGCCGCCGCGGGAACTGTCCACGGAAGAGGTCTGCGCGACCGTCGAGGATTTCCGCCGCGCGGCCGCCGCCGCGATCGAGGCCGGTGCCGACGGTGTGGAAGTCCACGGCGCCAACGGTTTTCTCGTGCAGCAGTTCCTCTCCGCCAACGCCAACCACCGCACCGACGCATACGGCGGGTCCGTCGCCGGCCGCACGCGGTTCGCCCTGGAGGTGACGGAGGCCGTCGCCGCGGAGATCGGCGCCGACCGCACGGCCGTGCGCCTCTCCCCCGGCCTGCGCGGCTTCGGCATCGACGAGGGCGAGACCGGGCCGGCGACCTACACCCACCTGGTCCGCGCCCTCGCCGGCCTCGACCTCGCCTTCCTCCACCTCACCCACCACGGCGACGAAGCGCTCCTGACCGAGCTGCGCACCGTGTTCCCCGGCCCGCTGCTGCTGACCCGCCCGGGCGCCACCATCGAAGAACGCGCCGCCGACGTCGAAACCGGACTCGCCGACCTCGTCACCCTCGGCCGCCTGGCGCTGGCCAACCCCGACGTCGTCACGCGCCTGCGGACCGGCGCCGCCCTCAATACCCCCGACCCCGCCACGTTCTACGGCGGCGGGGCCGAGGGCTACACCGACTACCCGGCGCTCTGAGCCAGCCCGGCGAGCTCACGCCACTGCGGCAACGACAATCCGTCGACGCCCAGCACGTGAAGGGCCACGTGGTCCGCGCCCGCCTGGAGGTGCTCCGCCACGCGCTTGCCGATCGCGTCGAGGTCGCCCCAGGCCAGGACGCTGTCCACGAGCCGGTCGCTGCCGCCGTCGGCAAGATCGGCTTCCGTGAACCCCTGCGCCAGCAGGCTCTTGCGGTAGGCGGGCGCCCCGAAGAACCCGGTGAGGAAACCCCGGCCGGCTGCCCGTGCCTTCGCGGGGTCCCGCTCCAGAGTCACGGCCTGATACGGCGCGAGCAGCGGCCCGGTACCGAGCAGTTCACGCGCCGTCGCCGAGTAGTCCGGTGTGACGAGGAACGGGTGCGTCCCGCCGGCCCGCCGCCGCGCCAGACCGACCATCTTCGGCCCCATCGCCGCGAGGATCAGCCGCTGCGCCGCCACCGGCTCCGGCTCGGCGTCGAGCTCGTCGAGGTACGCGGCCATGTCGTGCAACGGCCGGTACTCGTGGCCGTGCTCGGCGGCGGTGCCCGGGTCGCTCACGCCGAGACCGAGCAGCACCCGGTCGCCGTAGGCGCGCGTGAGCCGCGCGTGGCCCGCGGCCAGCTCCTTCGCCGGGTGGCGCCAGATGCTCGACACCGCCGGCGCGACCGTGAGCCCGCGGGTCGCCTTGAGCAGCCGTTCGAGGTCTCCCACGATGTCACCGCCACCCAGACCGGGGATCCACAGCGCGCCCAAGCCCAGCTCGTCGAGCTCCGCCGCGGCGTCGGCGATCTCACCCGGCGCGGCCGTGCGCAGCTCGACGCTCCAGACCCCGACCCGGCCGATGTCGGCAGTCATACCTGGTTCGCCCCGCCGTCGGCGAAGAGCTCGGCGCCGGTGACGAAGCTGCTCGCGTCGGTCGCCAGGAACAGCGCCACCGAAGCGATCTCCTCCGGCCGGCCCATCCGTCCCAAGGGGACGGTCGACGCGAGCGCGGAAGTGAGCTGCACGGCCGCTTCGCCGCCGCCCACGAGCCCCGAGATCCCCGGCGTGTCGACCGGGCCGGGGCTGATCGAGTTGACGCGGATCCCGCGCCCGCTCAGCTCCTGCGCCCACGTGCGGGCGAACGAGCGCACGGCCGCCTTCGACGCGCCGTACACACCGAAAGCCTCGTTGCCCTTGGTACCCGCGGTGGAAGCGGTCAGGATCACCGAAGCGCCGTCCACCAGTAGAGGAAGCGCTTTCTTGACCGTGAACAGCGTGCCCTTCACGTTGGTGCCGAAGGTGTCGTCGAAGTGCTTCTCGGTGACCTGCTCCAACGTCAAGAACTCGCCGCCGCCCGCGTTGGCGAACAGCACGTCGATCGGCCCGCCGACGGTTTCGTACAGCCGCTCGAGGTCGGCCAGGTCGGAGCTGTCCACCTGGACCCCGGTCACGTCGCCGCCGATCTCCGCGACGGCGGCGTCCAGGACGTCCTTGCGCCGCCCGGTCACGAAGACGCGCGCGCCCTCGGCCGCGAACAGCCGGGCCGTCGCCAGCCCGATCCCGCTCGTGCCACCTGTGACGACGGCGGTCTTCCCCTGTAGTGCGTTCATTGCCGTGTTTCCCGTCCGTGTAATCACCCGGCCCAGGCGTGGTCGTTCCGCTCGGCCGGTCTCCGCGGGACAATGGGGCCCCTTCGCTCCACCGCCGACCACTACGACAGATTACGGGACATGTCACCTAAAAGCAAAGACGACCCCTGGCTCGACGCACGGCAGCAGCGCGCCTGGCTCGCCTACATCCGCGTCCAGCTGCGGCTGAGCTACGAGATCAACCGGCAGCTGCAGACCGACAGCGAGCTGTCCATGCCGGACTACGACGTGCTCACCGCGCTCGCGAACGCCCCCGGCGAGCGGATGCAGATGACCGCACTGGCCAACCAGATCGGCTGGGAACGCAGCCGCACCGGCCACCACGTGCGCCGCATGGCGACGCGGGGACTCGTCGACGCGCGCACGTCGAGCAGCGACCGGCGCGCCACCGAGGTCAGCTTGACCACGCCGGGCCGGGAGCTCCTGGAGAAGGCGGCACCGGGCCACGTCGAGCTCGTGCGCAACCTCTTCTTCGACGGCCTGCCCGCGGAGCTGCTCACCCCGCTGACCGAGGCGATGGAGAACATCTACGCCAACATCCTGGAGCGCGGCACGCTGCCCCCGCCGTGAGACTGCCGCTGCCGCAAGGAAAAGCCGTCCCTGCCAGTGGCACACGGGTTTTCGCGCCCGGTGGACCAGACCATCCGGGGTGAAGTAAATTCACTTTTCACGCACGGTCCGCCGGCCTGCGCCCCTGTTCTCAAAGTCGTGGACGAAGGGCAGCTCATGCACCGGAAGTTCGTTCGTTGCCTGGCGGCCGCGGCCGCCACCGCCGTGGTGATCGCCACCGGCCCGGCGGCCGCCGCCCAGCCGGCCGCGCCCGCGGCGCCGACCGCGCCGGCCACCTTCACCCACCCCGGTGTGCTGGTGAGCCGGGCCCAGCTGGACACCATGCGCCAGCGCGTGCAGGCCGGCACGCAGCCGCAGAAACAGGCGTACGACTCGATGATGGGCTCGAAGTACGCGTCGCTGTCCTACACGCCGCACCCGCGGGCCGTGGTCGACTGCGGGCCCAGCTCGATGCCCAACAACGGCTGCACCGACGAACGGGAAGACGCGATCGCCGCGTACACGCAGTCCCTGGCCTGGTACGTGACCCGCGACGCGCGTTACGCGACCAAGGCGATCCAGATCATGGACGCGTGGTCAGCGACCATCAAAGACCACACCAGCGACAACGCGCACCTGCAGACGGCGTGGTCGGCCTCGACCTGGCCGCGCGCGGCGGAGATCATCAAATACGCCTACGGCACCTGGCCGAACTCCGGGCGCTTCGCCACGATGCTGCGCTCGGTCTACTACAACGAGATCCAGGGCAGCGACGGGCGCACCGGCAACTGGGAGCTCAGCATCGCCGAGGCCATCGTCGGCATCGGCGTGTTCCTCGAGGACAAGACGATCTACGACCGCGGCATGTCGATTTACCGCAACCGCGTGCCCGCGTTCATCTACCTCAGCTCCGACGGCGCGCTGCCCAAGACCGTGCCCGGCAGCGGCCTGACCACCCGCGACCAGATCATCGGTTACTGGCAGGGCCAGTCCACCTTCGCCGACGGCCTCACCCAGGAAACCTGCCGCGACTTCGTCCACACCGGCTACGGCATCGCCGCGATCGCCGAAGTGGCCGAGACCTCCCGCATCCAGGGCCAGGACCTCTACGGCACCGACATCGGCGAGCGGCTGCGCCAGGCCCTGGGCTTCCAGACCAAATACGAGCTCACCGCTCCCCCGTCCTGGCTCTGCGGCGGCACGGTGAAGCGCGGCCTCGGCCCCGTTACCGAAGTGGGCTACAACGCCCTGCACAACCGCCTCGGCATCGCCATGACCAACACCCAGGCCTACACCACCGGCCACCGCCCCCAGGGCAGCAACAACCTCTTCGTCTCCTGGGAAACCCTCACCCACGGCGACAACCCCGCCTGACCGGGTTCGGTTCCGGGGCCGCCTCGCCGAGCGCGGCGGCCCCGGAATCCGCGAAACCTCCTCCCGCCGGCCCCGGCGAGGTGTTACCAAGAGCGCATGAGAAAAGCGCTCGCCTGCTCGTTCTTGCTGCTCGCGGCGGGCTGTTCGACGCCGCCGCAGCCACCCCCGCCGCCGCCCGACCCGATCGTGACGTCACCGGTCGTGACGCCGTCCGTCTCGACGGTGCCGGCCCGGCCCACCACGACCACGGCGTCTTCACTGGCCGCCAAAGACGGGTCCGACCTCACCGCGTGCCGCGACGGTTCGTGTGACGTGCTCATCCACGGTTCGGTGACCGTGCCGCTGGACGCACGGTTCGGCACGCGCCGGCTGACGCTCACGCAGTCGCCGCCGGACCGGCTGGACTTCGCCATCGACCGCACCGAACTACCCGACACCAAGGGCCACTTCCGCGGCGAGGGCTACGTGAGCCTGGCCAACCGGATCACCGTCACCGTGCTCGACATCGACGCCACCGGGGCCGTGATCCGTGTGTCGCCGTCGAGTGAGTCGTCCGAGGACAAGATCTGGGGTGACGACTCGCGGTTCGACTGAGCATCTCGACTCATGTAGTCGTTGACTAGATTGTTGTCGACGTCTACATTGGCGGACGCCTACCGAAAGGACTCCGCCGTGTTTCCTTCCACCCAGACCTGGTTCATCACCGGCGCCGGTTCCGGCTTCGGGCTCGAGGTCACCGCCCAGCTGCTGGCCGGCGGCCACCGCGTCGCCGCCACGAGCCGCGACCTGAGCCCGGCGTTGAAAGAACTCGCGCAGCAGCACGGTGCCCGGCTGTGGACCGCGGAGCTCGACGTCACCGATCCCCAGACCGTCCACACGACGATCGGGCAGGCCTTCGCCGAGCTCGGCCGTATCGACGTCGTGTTCTCCAGTGCCGGCTTCGGCGTGCTGGGTGCGGCCGAAGAGCTGTCGGACGAGCTGCTGAACCGGCAGCTCGCCGTGAACCTGCTCGGTCCCATCCACCTCACACGCGCGGTCACGCCGTGGCTGCGCGCGCAGGGTGGCGGACGGATCATCCAGATGTCCAGCTCCGGCGGCCACGTGCCCGACCCGGGCATGAGCTTGTACAACGCGTCGAAGTTCGGCGTCGAGGGCTTCTTCGAGTCGGCGGCGGTGGAGCTGGCGGCGTTCGAAATCTCGGTGACGCTGATCGCCCCGGGCGGCACGCGCACGGCGTTCAACGCCAACATCGCGCAGGCCGAACCGCTGCCCGCCTACGAGGACGGCGCGCTCGGCCAGGTGCGCGGCGCACTCGCGGGCGGGATGGACGAAACCGCGCTGCGCCACGCCGTCGCGGGCGATCCGGCGAAGATCGCGCGCGCGATCATCACCTCCGCGAGCACCACACCCGCGCCCCGGCGGCTCGTCTTCGGCGCCGCGGCCTACGAGGCCATCACGACGGCGTGGCAGCAGCGCCTCGAAGCGCTCACCGCCCAGCGCGACCTGGCCCTGAGCTCCGACGCCGACGACGTGCTCGCCGACCGCGCCTGACGCGTCAGTCTTCGAGAGCCCCCGGCCCGCGGCGGTAGGCGACCTTCGCCGGGTCGACGACGTGGCCGTCTTCGTCGACAAAAGCCAGGTGCACGGGCCGGTCGTCGGTCGTGTCGACGTAGATCGTCGCCGGGCCGTGGCCGGTCGGGAGGTACTCGTCGCCCCACTCCGACAGCGCGGCCAGCACCGGCAACAGGTCCTCGCCGACAGGCGTGAGCACGTACTCGACGCGGGCCCGCTGCCCCGGCTCCTGATACGGCCGCCGAGCGAGGATTCCGGCCTCGACCAGGGACTCCAGCCGCGACGCGAGGAGATCAGTCGGCACGCCGATCTTCTGGAACTCGGCGAAGCGGGTCCGCCCGTGGAACGCCTCGCGGACGATCAGCAGGCTCCACTTCTGCCCGAGCACCTCCAAGCTGCGCGCGATCGAGCAGCGGCTGTTGGTCGGGATCGCCATGGCCTTCATGACCCCCATCGTACGTCACACTTGGCATTTCGGAGTCAGCTTGCTAGCTTGGAATTACCAAGTAAGAGAGCCGGAGGAAGTCATGACACGTCTGCAGGATGCCGTTGTCCTGGTCACCGGGGCCAACGGCGGGCTCGGCCTCGAGTTCGTCGACCAGGCGCTGGAGCGCGGGGCCCGGCGCGTGTACGCCACGGCGCGCACCCCGCGCCGCTGGGACGACGAGCGCGTGGTGCCGCTCGCCCTCGACGTCACCGACGAGGCCTCGGTCGCAGCAGCGGCCGCGGCTGCCTCGGACACCACGGTGGTCGTGAACAACGCGGGCGTCAGCGGACGGCAGAGCCTGCTCACCGTGCCGCTGGCCGACGTGCGCGCGGTGTACGAGACGAACGTCTTCGGCGCGCTGGCCGTCGCGCAGGCGTTCGCGCCCGTGCTGGCGGCCAACGGCGGCGGCGCGCTCGTCGACATCCACTCGGCGCTGAGCTGGCTGGCCACGTCGGGCGCGTACTCGTCGAGCAAAGCGGCACTGTGGCAGATCACCAACTCGCTGCGGCTCGACCTCGCCGGCCAGAAGACCCAGGTGCTCGGCGCTCACCTCGGCTACACCGACACGCCGATGACCCAGGCCCTGACCGTCGAGAAGGAAGACCCGCGCGACATCGTGGCGGCGATCTACGACGGTCTGGAGGCGGGCGCGCTCGAGGTGCTGGCGGACAAGACGTCGCGGGACATCAAGGAAAACCTGTCCGGCCCGGTGGAGGCGTTGTACCCGGAACTGACCGCGACGGTGTGAGCCGGCGGGTGTGATTCCGCGCTCTGAATCCACGCCCTGAGTCCCGCGCTTTACGTCCACTGTGGATCGTGTGGTGTGCGACGTGTTCGAGGTGTTAAGAATCGAACGTTCGGAATCGCACGTGCGCTGTGCAGCAACTCTCAGTGCGCTGTGAAGCACGTCACAGGTGGCCCCCGTGCCTACGTTCGGTCGGCAACAACCGGCACCACGTTCCCCGGAGGCCACCATGACCCACCACGAAACGGCGGGGTGACGCCGTGGAATCCTCGATCGCCGAGCACTTGCGCGTCGAGCGGGTCCACCCGCGCCGCAAGCCGGACAGCTTCCACCCGCCCTACCCGTCGTTCTCCGCGCGCTTCGACCCCGCCGTCGACCAGGTGGTGATGGCCTACCTCGGTGTTCAGTACCGAACACCGGAGCCACCGCCGGTGGTGCTCGCCGCACTCGCGGAGCTCGACACCGCACACTCGGGCGAAC
The sequence above is a segment of the Amycolatopsis sp. 2-15 genome. Coding sequences within it:
- a CDS encoding HNH endonuclease → MAVLVLNAGYEPLHTVSVPHAIRMLVRHVAVVHESDGADLGIFPRPKVVRLLRYVVMKWRYSGPPRWSRRGVLQRDGYTCAYCGRHATTVDHIVPTSRGGERTSWLNTVAACGGTARSCNARKADRTLAETGLTLRITPHVPTWDQLHLLR
- a CDS encoding ornithine cyclodeaminase family protein, whose translation is MTLDVVGLPEIEAVATRGLVFDAVRGALIAHAEGRAQMPAPIAMWFPEAEGDCHVKAGYLEGASHFGVKVASGFYRNAERGLPTNSGLMLVFDAGTGVPAAVLADEGWLTAWRTAAAGALITHALTPPDVDEVAVFGTGLQARLQGEWLADLRPLTRVRVCGRRPEAVRKLCAELGEAGLTAVPATAEEAAAAPCVITATASTSPVAPTEAFAAVHVTGIGTDLPGKAELPAGLFARATTIATDDHAQCLAHGDFGNAVRAGTVADDADVAAGLVLRDGVPNRAGLTIADLTGVGVADAAVATAVFRHLG
- a CDS encoding aminotransferase class I/II-fold pyridoxal phosphate-dependent enzyme, with protein sequence MPTLPDFRLETYFSRWEFTARHHLTASDVQTMTVAELLALADDDGRERWETLALGYTETYGLPALREEIAATYTDVGPEHVLCFAGAEEGLYLAMRTLLEPGDHTVVITPNYQAAETIPLSIGEVSGVALRPEDGWALDVDEIERQLRPATRLVSVNFPNNPTGAVPDVETWTRLVRLCEERGVLLFSDEVYRGLELDPSATLPQAADLSASALSLNVMSKAYGLPGLRVGWIACRDPEILRRLERAKHYTSICNSAPSEVLALIGLRARDAILARNRAVIAENVPKFDAFFENYQDLFDWAPPQGGCVCFPRYLGADGVEAMCTELVEQRGVLLLPASIYRSDLTTTPGDRFRVGVGRRGPDEGLAAWAEFLEERR
- a CDS encoding helix-turn-helix transcriptional regulator, which translates into the protein MDGRTARWAPVCEAIVRLLSPHAEVVLHDPRTDCVLGIWNAFSGREPGDPSLLGELDGLRPAGKDVYGPYPKSLPDGRRLSSVSAVVRDEHGNAEVVLCVNVDRTAFDQAAQLLSGFAAPVTGQPQALFERDWTETLNDVVGEFVRDQATPVEVLTREQRLVLLARLDAAGVFAQRRSVPVVARALRISRSATYQLLAEMRKEPDADAS
- a CDS encoding alkene reductase, which codes for MPDLWSPVDVGRMRLRHRLALSPMMRNRALPDGSPTPLDAEYFAQRASLGLLITGGTQPSADGQGFLLSHGCHTDAHIAGWQQVTKAVHDAGGHLFVQLMHAGRVAHPDNTPHGRAPVAPSAVAAGVGIHTPSGNQQVPPPRELSTEEVCATVEDFRRAAAAAIEAGADGVEVHGANGFLVQQFLSANANHRTDAYGGSVAGRTRFALEVTEAVAAEIGADRTAVRLSPGLRGFGIDEGETGPATYTHLVRALAGLDLAFLHLTHHGDEALLTELRTVFPGPLLLTRPGATIEERAADVETGLADLVTLGRLALANPDVVTRLRTGAALNTPDPATFYGGGAEGYTDYPAL
- a CDS encoding TIGR03620 family F420-dependent LLM class oxidoreductase, translated to MTADIGRVGVWSVELRTAAPGEIADAAAELDELGLGALWIPGLGGGDIVGDLERLLKATRGLTVAPAVSSIWRHPAKELAAGHARLTRAYGDRVLLGLGVSDPGTAAEHGHEYRPLHDMAAYLDELDAEPEPVAAQRLILAAMGPKMVGLARRRAGGTHPFLVTPDYSATARELLGTGPLLAPYQAVTLERDPAKARAAGRGFLTGFFGAPAYRKSLLAQGFTEADLADGGSDRLVDSVLAWGDLDAIGKRVAEHLQAGADHVALHVLGVDGLSLPQWRELAGLAQSAG
- a CDS encoding SDR family NAD(P)-dependent oxidoreductase, coding for MNALQGKTAVVTGGTSGIGLATARLFAAEGARVFVTGRRKDVLDAAVAEIGGDVTGVQVDSSDLADLERLYETVGGPIDVLFANAGGGEFLTLEQVTEKHFDDTFGTNVKGTLFTVKKALPLLVDGASVILTASTAGTKGNEAFGVYGASKAAVRSFARTWAQELSGRGIRVNSISPGPVDTPGISGLVGGGEAAVQLTSALASTVPLGRMGRPEEIASVALFLATDASSFVTGAELFADGGANQV
- a CDS encoding MarR family winged helix-turn-helix transcriptional regulator, which translates into the protein MSPKSKDDPWLDARQQRAWLAYIRVQLRLSYEINRQLQTDSELSMPDYDVLTALANAPGERMQMTALANQIGWERSRTGHHVRRMATRGLVDARTSSSDRRATEVSLTTPGRELLEKAAPGHVELVRNLFFDGLPAELLTPLTEAMENIYANILERGTLPPP